The Roseovarius indicus genome has a segment encoding these proteins:
- a CDS encoding DUF3592 domain-containing protein: MSEDAPLPPVSMLRLFFRMGGWFVVGVTVAFLGVTAVAQLFFGAAQRFEAEGRPVVALVTEKRVAEGRDSDGDRTVTYWLTLEYVTGAGEEIRQATTVNVGEYRAAEEGEALEIWYLESEPTRVEVTKGENAGSARVFRVMSLVLGVIWLGLFWLVGRWVVEAVRARRYGACERAEVTEVYRTAISVNNRPRYRVKWRDGQGRPGQSLLETRRDVEEVRPGDRVRVYQGLKRAWWAKDIGDRDDTAG, from the coding sequence ATGAGCGAGGACGCGCCCCTTCCGCCGGTTTCGATGCTGCGCCTGTTTTTCCGGATGGGCGGGTGGTTCGTGGTGGGCGTTACCGTGGCGTTCCTGGGCGTGACGGCGGTGGCGCAGCTGTTTTTCGGGGCGGCGCAGCGGTTCGAGGCGGAAGGCCGGCCGGTTGTGGCTTTGGTGACGGAGAAGCGGGTGGCGGAGGGGCGCGATTCCGATGGCGACCGGACGGTGACCTATTGGCTGACGCTGGAGTACGTGACCGGGGCCGGGGAGGAGATCCGGCAGGCGACGACGGTGAACGTGGGGGAGTATCGGGCGGCCGAGGAGGGGGAGGCGCTGGAGATCTGGTACCTGGAGAGCGAGCCGACGCGGGTGGAGGTGACGAAGGGGGAGAATGCCGGGTCGGCGCGGGTGTTCCGGGTGATGTCGCTGGTGCTCGGGGTGATCTGGCTGGGGCTCTTCTGGCTGGTGGGGCGCTGGGTGGTCGAGGCGGTCCGGGCGCGGCGGTACGGGGCCTGTGAGCGGGCCGAGGTGACGGAGGTGTACCGGACGGCGATCAGCGTGAACAACCGGCCGCGCTATCGGGTGAAATGGCGCGACGGGCAGGGGCGCCCGGGGCAGAGTCTGTTGGAGACGCGGCGGGATGTGGAGGAGGTTCGGCCCGGTGACAGGGTGCGGGTTTACCAGGGGCTGAAGCGGGCGTGGTGGGCAAAGGATATCGGCGACCGCGACGATACGGCCGGCTGA
- a CDS encoding GFA family protein: protein MIKKATCHCGAVELRVDLPEGALDKPMRCDCSFCRRRAAPNISVPLANVEIVKGADTLTLYQWNTGTAQHWFCSVCGIYTHHRRRSDPTEYGVNLGCLDGINPADYEPIPWNDGVNHPSDA, encoded by the coding sequence ATGATCAAGAAGGCCACCTGCCATTGCGGCGCGGTCGAGCTGCGCGTCGACCTGCCCGAGGGCGCGCTCGACAAGCCCATGCGCTGCGACTGCAGCTTCTGCCGCCGCCGCGCGGCCCCCAATATCAGCGTGCCGCTCGCCAACGTCGAAATCGTGAAAGGCGCCGACACCCTGACGCTCTACCAATGGAACACCGGCACGGCACAACACTGGTTCTGCTCGGTCTGCGGGATCTACACCCACCACCGCCGCCGCTCCGACCCCACCGAATACGGCGTCAACCTCGGCTGCCTGGACGGCATCAACCCTGCCGATTACGAACCGATCCCGTGGAACGACGGCGTGAACCACCCGTCGGATGCCTGA
- a CDS encoding HD domain-containing protein yields the protein MDKVSFTQMKDGTKEDYEFLTAHEIDHTKHTAKRLLKALVELDEGLSGYQITRLGHSVQSATRAWRDGADTDWVVSALLHDIGDIYAPYNHDEYAATILKPFVREQCAWVVQTHGDFQMLYYGHHLEGFDQNKRERHRGHPYFDDNAEFCERWDQASFDPDYDTLPLEFFAPMVEEVFARQAYDPEVIRPGAREPLVDPKVAAERA from the coding sequence ATGGACAAGGTCAGCTTCACCCAGATGAAGGACGGCACCAAGGAAGATTACGAATTCCTCACCGCTCATGAGATCGACCACACCAAACACACGGCCAAGCGTCTGCTGAAGGCGCTGGTGGAACTCGACGAAGGCCTCTCGGGCTACCAGATCACCCGGCTCGGCCACTCGGTGCAATCCGCCACCCGCGCCTGGCGCGACGGGGCCGATACCGACTGGGTCGTCTCGGCGCTGCTGCACGATATCGGCGATATCTACGCGCCCTACAATCACGACGAATACGCCGCCACGATCCTGAAACCCTTCGTGCGCGAACAATGCGCTTGGGTAGTGCAGACCCATGGCGACTTCCAGATGCTGTATTACGGCCACCACCTCGAAGGATTCGACCAGAACAAGCGCGAACGCCACCGCGGCCACCCCTATTTCGACGACAACGCCGAATTCTGCGAACGCTGGGACCAGGCCAGCTTCGACCCGGATTACGACACCCTGCCGCTCGAGTTTTTCGCGCCCATGGTGGAGGAGGTCTTCGCCCGCCAAGCCTACGACCCCGAGGTCATCCGCCCCGGCGCGCGCGAGCCGCTGGTCGACCCCAAGGTCGCGGCCGAACGCGCCTGA
- a CDS encoding Lrp/AsnC family transcriptional regulator: protein MQDEYAQLDRFDRAILRVLAGDGRISITDLAREIGLSKSPTQARLRRLEGAGVITGYRALVDPIRLGHDHVSFVEVRLHDTRERALAEFNAAVLKVPEIEQAHMIAGNFDYLLKIRTQNMADYRRILAEHVSTLPHVANTSTYVAMEAVKESTLPTVI from the coding sequence ATGCAAGATGAATACGCGCAGCTTGATCGGTTCGACCGGGCGATTCTGCGGGTGCTGGCCGGGGACGGGCGGATTTCCATCACCGATCTCGCGCGCGAGATCGGGTTGTCGAAATCGCCGACGCAGGCGCGGCTGAGGCGGCTGGAAGGGGCGGGGGTGATCACCGGCTACCGGGCGCTGGTCGATCCGATCCGGCTGGGGCATGACCACGTGAGTTTCGTGGAGGTGCGCCTGCACGACACGCGGGAGCGGGCGCTGGCGGAGTTCAACGCGGCCGTTCTGAAAGTGCCGGAGATCGAGCAGGCGCATATGATCGCGGGGAATTTCGACTATCTTCTGAAGATCCGGACGCAGAACATGGCCGATTACCGGCGCATCCTGGCGGAGCATGTCTCGACCCTGCCGCATGTGGCGAACACCTCGACCTACGTGGCGATGGAGGCCGTGAAGGAAAGCACGCTGCCAACCGTGATTTGA
- a CDS encoding tetratricopeptide repeat protein, with amino-acid sequence MRQLAAAAMLGALAAFPARAECPPPPDHADALTGLIEKVQAAPDERSAKIISNEMWEIWADAPDKRAQELLDEGMTRRSAYDYAGAVDAFDALIAYCPNYAEGYNQRAFVNFIRQDYEDALPDLERAVELSPRHIAAMTGQALTLTALERKAEAALILREALELNPWLSERALLPVLEYEEEEL; translated from the coding sequence ATGAGACAGCTTGCCGCCGCCGCCATGCTCGGGGCCCTGGCCGCCTTTCCGGCCCGGGCCGAGTGCCCGCCGCCGCCGGATCATGCCGATGCGCTGACCGGACTGATCGAAAAGGTCCAGGCGGCGCCGGATGAACGCTCGGCCAAGATCATTTCGAACGAGATGTGGGAAATCTGGGCGGATGCGCCGGACAAGCGGGCGCAGGAGTTGCTGGACGAGGGGATGACCCGGCGCTCGGCCTATGATTACGCGGGCGCGGTGGATGCGTTCGATGCGCTGATCGCCTACTGCCCGAATTATGCCGAGGGGTATAACCAGCGGGCTTTCGTCAATTTCATCCGGCAGGACTATGAGGACGCCTTGCCCGACCTGGAGCGGGCGGTGGAGCTTTCGCCGCGCCATATCGCGGCGATGACGGGTCAGGCGCTGACGCTGACGGCACTCGAGCGGAAGGCCGAGGCGGCGCTGATCCTGCGGGAGGCGCTGGAGCTGAACCCTTGGCTGAGCGAGCGGGCGTTGCTGCCGGTGCTGGAGTACGAGGAAGAAGAGCTTTAA
- a CDS encoding inositol monophosphatase family protein — MHGSANVNIMIKAARKAGRSLVKDFREVENLQASMKSAGDFVSRADIAAEKILKEELMGARPTYGWLAEEGGEEEGKDPTRRWIVDPLDGTTNFLHGLPHWAISIGLEHKGQIVAGVIFDAAKDELYWAEKGEGAWLNESRLRVSNRGKMIESIFATGVPFGGRGDLPQTLQDLARLMPTCAGVRRWGSAALDMAYVAAGRYEGFWERRLNAWDLAAGVVIVREAGGLVQPLREGRDILGHGEVICANEVVFDKFAEIIRDV; from the coding sequence ATGCATGGCAGCGCAAACGTCAACATCATGATCAAGGCCGCGCGCAAGGCGGGGCGGTCGCTGGTCAAGGATTTCCGCGAGGTGGAGAACCTGCAGGCCTCGATGAAGAGCGCCGGCGACTTCGTGAGCCGGGCCGATATCGCCGCCGAGAAGATCCTCAAGGAAGAGCTGATGGGCGCGCGGCCGACCTATGGCTGGCTGGCCGAGGAAGGTGGCGAGGAGGAGGGCAAGGACCCGACCCGCCGCTGGATCGTGGACCCGCTCGACGGGACGACGAACTTTTTGCATGGCTTGCCGCACTGGGCGATCTCGATCGGGCTGGAGCACAAGGGTCAGATCGTGGCCGGGGTCATTTTCGATGCCGCGAAGGACGAGCTGTACTGGGCCGAGAAGGGCGAGGGCGCGTGGCTGAACGAGAGCCGGTTGCGGGTGTCGAACCGGGGGAAGATGATCGAATCGATCTTCGCCACGGGCGTGCCGTTCGGCGGGCGCGGGGATCTTCCGCAGACGTTGCAGGACCTGGCGCGGCTGATGCCGACCTGTGCGGGCGTGCGGCGCTGGGGGTCGGCGGCGCTGGATATGGCTTACGTGGCCGCGGGCCGGTACGAGGGGTTCTGGGAGCGTCGGTTGAACGCGTGGGATCTTGCGGCCGGTGTGGTGATCGTGCGCGAGGCCGGTGGGCTGGTGCAGCCGCTGCGCGAGGGGCGCGACATTCTCGGGCATGGCGAGGTGATCTGCGCCAACGAGGTGGTGTTCGACAAGTTCGCGGAGATTATCCGGGACGTCTAG
- a CDS encoding rhomboid family intramembrane serine protease — translation MFPIRDHNPSGRTPYVTYALMAANILIFIGYWPQFTDARDLNAFFYEWAMVPRMVVENGTYHTVFTSMFLHGGVMHLLGNMLFLYIFGDNMEDEMGHIGYLAFYLASGIGAGVAHIMAAPYSPVPTVGASGAIAGVMGGYLLLFPKAKVDILIIFIFFFRIFTIPAWIMLALWFGIQLFAGFGADAMQGGVAYWAHAGGFIVGAILTLPVFLARGGRAFWDRTHGHPPHPDAEYKYVRSNVPTVGRKRR, via the coding sequence ATGTTCCCCATCCGCGACCATAACCCGTCGGGGCGCACGCCCTATGTGACCTACGCCCTGATGGCGGCCAATATCCTGATTTTCATCGGGTATTGGCCCCAGTTCACCGACGCGCGCGATCTCAACGCCTTCTTCTACGAATGGGCGATGGTGCCGCGCATGGTCGTGGAAAACGGCACCTACCACACGGTCTTCACCTCCATGTTCCTGCATGGCGGGGTGATGCACCTTCTGGGCAACATGCTGTTCCTCTATATCTTCGGCGACAACATGGAAGACGAGATGGGCCATATCGGCTATCTCGCCTTCTACCTGGCCTCCGGCATCGGCGCGGGCGTGGCGCATATCATGGCCGCCCCCTATTCGCCCGTACCCACCGTCGGCGCCTCGGGCGCCATCGCGGGGGTGATGGGCGGCTACCTCCTGCTCTTCCCGAAGGCCAAGGTCGATATTCTCATCATCTTCATCTTCTTCTTCCGCATCTTCACCATCCCGGCCTGGATCATGCTGGCGCTCTGGTTCGGCATCCAGCTCTTCGCCGGCTTCGGCGCCGATGCCATGCAGGGCGGCGTCGCCTACTGGGCCCACGCGGGCGGCTTCATCGTCGGCGCGATCCTGACCCTGCCGGTCTTCCTCGCCCGGGGCGGCCGCGCCTTCTGGGATCGCACCCACGGCCACCCGCCCCACCCGGACGCCGAATACAAATACGTCCGCTCCAACGTGCCCACGGTGGGAAGGAAACGGCGATGA
- a CDS encoding dicarboxylate/amino acid:cation symporter, protein MAADQQDTPMQIARQRFKLRVWITSRLWAQVIAGMVLGFGLGLLLSEGTGLVEPEMAELVGLWLALPGQIFLGLIAMVLVPLIFSSIVGGLAGAGSGEALRAVGLRLAGFILLTTAAAASLGVVLAVWLQPGAGIAGLSAEAPPAAVVQAAEADAGTEAEVAAPDLTEPSTFPDLISNILPSNPTASIAQGDMLAVVVLALLVGISVTQVQTERAAPFLALMDALLSISMNIVKWAMFLAPYAVFGLMAQLVMRTGFETMIGISGYVGVVLVGLALLLCFYLLVALLAARITPPRFFKAAGGNLLLAFSTSSSSAVMPVTIQSARQLGVPESTANLVVPLGATMNMAGTALYQAVAILFLAQLSGVELAPVQIAVVVGTLVASSIGAPGTPGVSIAILVNVATGMGIPIEGMVVILGVDRLLDMSRTVVNVTGDLVAAVLLRSAGGAEEGAAA, encoded by the coding sequence ATGGCGGCAGATCAGCAGGATACCCCGATGCAGATTGCCCGGCAGCGGTTCAAGCTGCGGGTCTGGATCACCTCGCGGCTTTGGGCGCAGGTGATCGCCGGGATGGTGCTTGGCTTCGGGCTGGGGCTGTTGCTGAGCGAGGGCACCGGGCTTGTCGAGCCGGAGATGGCGGAGCTGGTGGGCCTTTGGCTGGCGTTGCCGGGGCAGATCTTCCTCGGGCTGATCGCGATGGTGCTGGTGCCGCTGATCTTTTCCTCGATCGTCGGCGGCCTCGCGGGGGCCGGTTCGGGCGAGGCGTTACGGGCGGTGGGGCTGCGGCTGGCGGGGTTCATCCTGCTGACCACCGCCGCCGCCGCGAGCCTGGGGGTGGTGCTGGCCGTGTGGCTGCAACCGGGCGCGGGGATTGCCGGGCTGTCGGCGGAGGCGCCGCCGGCGGCGGTGGTTCAGGCGGCGGAGGCAGATGCCGGAACGGAAGCCGAGGTCGCCGCGCCTGACCTGACCGAGCCCTCGACCTTTCCCGACCTCATTTCCAATATCCTGCCCAGCAACCCGACCGCGTCGATCGCGCAGGGCGACATGCTGGCCGTGGTGGTGCTGGCGCTGCTGGTGGGGATTTCGGTCACGCAGGTGCAGACCGAGCGCGCGGCGCCCTTCCTTGCGCTGATGGATGCGCTGCTGTCGATTTCGATGAATATCGTGAAATGGGCGATGTTCCTGGCCCCTTACGCGGTGTTCGGGCTGATGGCGCAGCTGGTGATGCGCACCGGGTTCGAGACGATGATCGGCATATCCGGTTACGTGGGCGTGGTGCTGGTTGGGCTGGCCCTGTTGCTTTGCTTCTACCTGTTGGTCGCGTTGCTGGCCGCCCGGATCACGCCGCCGCGCTTTTTCAAGGCGGCGGGGGGCAACCTGTTGCTGGCCTTCTCGACCTCGAGCTCTTCGGCGGTGATGCCGGTGACGATCCAGTCGGCGCGGCAGCTGGGGGTGCCGGAGAGCACCGCGAACCTCGTGGTGCCGCTGGGGGCGACGATGAACATGGCCGGGACTGCGCTTTACCAGGCGGTGGCGATCCTGTTCCTGGCCCAGCTTTCGGGGGTCGAGCTGGCGCCCGTGCAGATCGCGGTGGTGGTGGGCACGCTGGTGGCGTCGAGCATCGGGGCGCCGGGCACGCCCGGGGTCAGCATCGCCATCCTCGTGAACGTGGCGACGGGCATGGGCATTCCGATCGAGGGGATGGTGGTGATTCTCGGGGTCGACCGGCTGCTCGACATGAGCCGGACGGTGGTGAATGTCACCGGCGACCTCGTGGCGGCCGTGCTGCTGAGATCGGCAGGCGGGGCCGAGGAAGGGGCCGCCGCCTGA
- the putA gene encoding bifunctional proline dehydrogenase/L-glutamate gamma-semialdehyde dehydrogenase PutA produces MPYDSDTRRTIDLATYADEAETLDRLTTIAALSEDDRTRICDRGAALVRDIRNQSNPGLMEVFLAEYGLSTEEGIALMCLAEALLRVPDAETIDALIEDKIAPSDWGRHMGHSTSPLVNASTWALMLTGKVLKDEDPGPVKALRGAIRRLGEPVIRTAVGRAMKEMGRQFVLGETIDSAMHRAANMEKKGYTYSYDMLGEAARTDDDAIRYHLSYSRAITAISAACTNRDIRDNPGISVKLSALHPRYEVAQEDLVMNVLMPRLRSLALLAKSARMGLNIDAEEADRLSLSLEVIEATLSEPSLAGWDGFGVVVQAYGQRAAPVLDHLYDMAQRLDRKIMVRLVKGAYWDTEIKRAQVEGVDGFPVFTSKAATDISYIANARKLLSMTDRIYPQFATHNAHTAAAVLDMGKDQKDEFEFQRLHGMGESLHTLIMKSENTRCRIYAPVGAHRDLLAYLVRRLLENGANSSFVNQIVDEDVPPEEVARDPFNAVSDMKARLPRGPELFLPERPNSRGFDLTHQPTLDLIASERGPFATAKWEAAPILAAKAAPNEAQQVTNPADPADSPGTVATASEADIETALANARPWDASPEERAAVLNRAADLYEKNFGEIFAIIAREAGKSLPDAVAELREAVDFLRYYAANAPDAPPVGTFTCISPWNFPLAIFTGQISAALAAGNAVLSKPAEQTPLISHLAIKLLHEAGVPKTALQLLPGAGEVGAALTSDPRVDGVAFTGSTDTAMKIRKAMAENLAPGAPLIAETGGLNAMIVDSTALPEQAVQAIIESAFQSAGQRCSALRCLYVQEDIVEGFTEMLTGAMDAMVMGNPWHLSTDVGPVIDEEARSGIAAHIQAARAEGRLMHELNTPNAGSFIAPTLIRVNGIGDLEREIFGPVLHLATFKADKLDRVIDDINATGYGLTFGLQTRIDDRVQHVTDRIEAGNMYVNRNQIGAIVGSQPFGGEGLSGTGPKAGGPHYLPRYTWASAPQQGTDWSGAMKQADIEKALKEANKGRDKRLNDLVLPGPTGESNRLGSYRRNAILCLGPGADTAKAQAEAVRALGGAAVEATGEVSPDTLTELDGHAGALWWGDAEKGRAYAQALAARTGPILPLITGQPDHGHVCNERHVCVDTTAAGGNAALLGGAA; encoded by the coding sequence TTGCCCTATGACAGCGACACCCGCCGTACCATCGACCTCGCCACCTACGCCGACGAGGCCGAAACGCTCGACCGCCTGACCACCATCGCCGCGCTCTCCGAGGACGACCGCACCCGCATCTGCGACCGCGGCGCCGCCCTCGTCCGCGACATCCGCAACCAGTCGAACCCGGGCCTGATGGAAGTGTTCCTCGCCGAATACGGCCTGTCAACGGAGGAAGGCATCGCGCTCATGTGCCTCGCCGAGGCCCTCCTCCGCGTCCCCGACGCCGAAACCATCGACGCGCTCATCGAGGACAAGATCGCGCCCTCCGACTGGGGCCGCCACATGGGCCACTCCACCTCGCCCCTCGTCAACGCCTCCACCTGGGCGCTGATGCTCACCGGCAAGGTGCTCAAGGACGAAGACCCCGGCCCCGTCAAAGCCCTCCGCGGCGCCATCCGCCGCCTGGGCGAGCCTGTCATCCGCACCGCAGTAGGCCGCGCCATGAAGGAAATGGGCCGCCAGTTCGTGCTGGGCGAGACCATCGACAGCGCCATGCACCGCGCCGCCAACATGGAGAAGAAGGGCTACACCTACTCCTACGACATGCTGGGCGAGGCCGCGCGCACCGATGACGACGCGATCCGCTACCACCTCTCCTATTCCCGCGCCATCACCGCCATCTCCGCCGCCTGCACCAACCGCGACATCCGCGACAACCCCGGCATCTCGGTCAAGCTCTCCGCCCTTCACCCCCGCTACGAGGTGGCGCAGGAAGACCTCGTCATGAACGTCCTCATGCCCCGACTGCGCTCCCTCGCGCTCTTGGCGAAATCCGCCCGCATGGGCCTCAACATCGACGCCGAGGAGGCCGACCGCCTCTCCCTCTCCCTCGAGGTGATCGAGGCCACCCTCTCCGAGCCCTCCCTCGCCGGCTGGGACGGCTTCGGCGTCGTCGTGCAGGCCTATGGCCAGCGCGCCGCCCCCGTGCTCGACCACCTCTACGACATGGCCCAGCGCCTCGACCGCAAGATCATGGTCCGCCTGGTGAAAGGCGCCTACTGGGACACCGAGATCAAGCGCGCGCAGGTCGAAGGCGTCGACGGCTTCCCCGTCTTCACCTCCAAGGCCGCGACCGACATTTCCTACATCGCCAACGCCCGCAAGCTCCTGTCGATGACCGACCGGATCTACCCCCAGTTCGCCACCCACAACGCCCACACCGCCGCCGCCGTGCTCGACATGGGCAAGGATCAGAAGGACGAGTTCGAATTCCAGCGCCTGCATGGCATGGGCGAGTCGCTCCACACCCTCATCATGAAATCCGAAAACACCCGCTGCCGCATCTACGCCCCCGTCGGCGCGCATCGCGACCTGCTGGCCTATCTCGTCCGCCGCCTTCTGGAAAACGGCGCCAACTCCTCCTTCGTGAACCAGATCGTCGACGAGGATGTCCCGCCAGAAGAAGTCGCCCGCGATCCCTTCAACGCGGTCAGCGACATGAAAGCCCGCCTCCCCCGCGGCCCGGAACTCTTCCTCCCCGAACGCCCCAACTCCCGCGGCTTCGACCTCACCCACCAGCCCACGCTCGACCTCATCGCCTCCGAGCGCGGCCCCTTCGCCACCGCCAAGTGGGAAGCAGCCCCGATCCTCGCCGCCAAAGCGGCGCCGAACGAGGCCCAGCAGGTCACCAACCCCGCCGACCCCGCCGACAGCCCCGGCACCGTCGCCACGGCCAGCGAAGCGGATATCGAAACCGCCCTCGCCAACGCCAGGCCGTGGGATGCGAGCCCCGAGGAACGCGCAGCCGTCCTCAACCGCGCCGCCGACCTCTACGAAAAGAACTTCGGCGAGATCTTCGCCATCATCGCCCGCGAGGCCGGGAAATCCCTGCCTGACGCCGTGGCCGAACTGCGCGAGGCGGTCGATTTCCTCCGCTACTACGCCGCCAACGCCCCCGACGCCCCACCCGTCGGCACCTTCACCTGCATTTCGCCCTGGAACTTCCCGCTCGCCATCTTCACCGGCCAGATCAGCGCGGCGCTCGCCGCCGGCAACGCGGTCCTCTCCAAACCGGCGGAACAGACCCCGCTCATCTCCCACCTGGCCATCAAGCTCCTGCACGAGGCGGGCGTGCCGAAAACCGCCCTGCAACTCCTCCCCGGCGCAGGCGAGGTCGGCGCGGCCCTCACCTCCGACCCGCGCGTCGATGGCGTGGCCTTCACCGGCTCGACCGACACGGCGATGAAGATCCGCAAAGCCATGGCCGAAAACCTCGCCCCCGGCGCGCCGCTCATCGCCGAGACAGGCGGGCTCAACGCCATGATCGTCGACTCCACCGCGCTCCCCGAACAGGCCGTGCAGGCGATCATCGAATCCGCCTTCCAATCCGCCGGCCAGCGCTGCTCGGCCCTCCGCTGCCTCTACGTGCAGGAAGACATCGTCGAGGGCTTCACCGAAATGCTGACCGGCGCGATGGACGCGATGGTCATGGGCAACCCCTGGCACCTCTCTACCGACGTCGGCCCCGTGATCGACGAAGAGGCCCGCTCCGGCATCGCCGCCCACATCCAGGCCGCCCGCGCCGAGGGCCGCCTGATGCACGAGCTCAACACGCCGAACGCCGGCAGCTTCATCGCCCCCACCCTGATCCGCGTAAACGGCATCGGCGATCTGGAACGCGAAATCTTCGGCCCCGTCCTGCACCTCGCCACCTTCAAGGCCGACAAGCTCGACCGGGTGATCGACGACATCAACGCCACCGGCTACGGCCTCACCTTCGGCCTGCAAACCCGCATCGACGACCGCGTGCAGCACGTCACCGACCGGATCGAGGCCGGCAACATGTACGTGAACCGCAACCAGATCGGCGCCATCGTCGGCTCCCAACCCTTTGGCGGCGAAGGCCTTTCCGGCACCGGGCCGAAGGCCGGCGGGCCCCACTACCTGCCCCGCTACACCTGGGCCTCCGCCCCGCAACAGGGCACCGACTGGTCTGGCGCCATGAAACAGGCCGACATCGAAAAGGCCCTGAAAGAGGCCAACAAGGGCCGCGACAAGCGCCTGAACGATCTCGTCCTGCCCGGCCCCACCGGCGAGTCGAACCGCCTCGGCAGTTACCGGCGCAACGCCATCCTCTGCCTCGGGCCCGGTGCCGACACGGCGAAAGCCCAGGCCGAGGCCGTCCGCGCCCTCGGCGGCGCGGCGGTCGAAGCCACAGGCGAGGTCTCCCCGGACACGCTCACCGAGCTCGACGGCCACGCCGGCGCACTCTGGTGGGGCGACGCGGAAAAGGGCCGCGCCTATGCGCAGGCGCTGGCCGCCCGCACCGGCCCGATCCTGCCGCTCATCACTGGCCAGCCCGACCACGGCCATGTCTGCAACGAGCGCCATGTCTGCGTCGATACCACGGCCGCCGGAGGAAACGCAGCCCTGCTGGGCGGAGCCGCTTGA